CACCAACAACTCATACTCTCCTTCTTGCACAATTGTTACAGTTTGACCCAATCCAGCAGGCTCTCCCACACGCATCGCAACTTCTGACACTACTCCAGCAAATGGTGCTCGGATTGTATAATCAGCTATTCGTGCTGCTTGTTGTGCTAACGATGACTCAGCTTCAGCAACCCAAGCAGTTGCTTGCGCCAACACTTCAGTTACCGGTCCAGCATTGACCAGTCGTTCATTCTCTTCTGCTAACGCGAGTTCTTCTTGAGCCGACTGTAGTGCAGCATCCCGCTGTGCCACAAGCAAATCATACGCGCTTTGTAACATGACATACGACGGACTACGCTTATTTGGAACAGGAACTTGCCAATCAGTGCTTCTATACGCCTCGGCAGCATCAAACTGAATATATAGACCACAATCTCCCAGTGGTTCAGGCGTTGTTTTGTTACCAGGGTACTTACCCGAACCCAACCCAGAGAGCACATACGACACGTTCGCATCTGCTCGGGAGCCAAACAACGACAGTAAGTACAATCCTTCTTCCTCACACAAGTAGCTACCACTAATCGAAGGTGGAGTATCGTCATTGGTCACATCCACCGGATACGCTCGCAAATCATTTGAAAGAAGTTGCTGTCGTGCATTGCGAATTGCTTGCTCATACTCAAGCGAAATACTTGCTAATGCCGCTACAGCAACTTCAGTACTCTTCTCAGCTACCGCCCGCTCCTCCATGGGAGCTCCACGCAGCAATTCCGCACGCTGTTCTTTAGCTGCTCGCACTCGTTCTAGCACTGCATCGTACTCAGCAACCAGCGCGTCGCTAGTCAGTGATGCAATTACATCACCCGCGGCCACCTGATCTCCAACAGAAAAATATACCTGTTGAATTGTGCCTGGCACCGCAAAACCTAGACGAGTAAGTTGATCAACATCAATCTTACCTGACGCAATAACCGTCTGAACTATCGTACCGAGAGAGACTGTCGTACTCTCTACAACCCTATCTGAAGGCAGCATATGTTGCATGTATCCCAGCCCCGCACCAGCAAGAATTATACTGAGCGCAAACACAAACAACCAGAATTTTTTCATAAAAAGCCACCGCATATTGGTCAGACTATCGCTCCAGTATACATCACACGAACTCTATCTGACACTAAGTTAAACATAGCTGCAATTTGAACGCCTGTGACACCAACAGTCGATACATACTGTGCACTTACACCCAAAAGTTCAGTTACCAACCATTACCTTTACATAAAAATTCAGCTCTGGTAGTCCTTTGCCTAAAATCATACGTGCTACAATTCGGTAACTACATGACCTAAAAGCAACACCCGTATGACAACCAACTTTGACTATAGCGAAGCCTTCTCGAGGAACATTGGACTAGTTTCATTAGAAGAGCAGGAGAAGATTAAGTCCTACACTATCGCAATTCCTGGCATGGGTGGTGTTGGCGGCGCACATTTCATCTCACTTGTACGGCAAGGTTTTGAACGTTTCAAAATTGCTGACCTTGATCACTATGAACTCAAAAACTTCAACCGTCAGTACGGCGCCCAATTAGAAACTGTTGGTCGTCCA
Above is a window of Candidatus Nomurabacteria bacterium DNA encoding:
- a CDS encoding efflux RND transporter periplasmic adaptor subunit, with product MLPSDRVVESTTVSLGTIVQTVIASGKIDVDQLTRLGFAVPGTIQQVYFSVGDQVAAGDVIASLTSDALVAEYDAVLERVRAAKEQRAELLRGAPMEERAVAEKSTEVAVAALASISLEYEQAIRNARQQLLSNDLRAYPVDVTNDDTPPSISGSYLCEEEGLYLLSLFGSRADANVSYVLSGLGSGKYPGNKTTPEPLGDCGLYIQFDAAEAYRSTDWQVPVPNKRSPSYVMLQSAYDLLVAQRDAALQSAQEELALAEENERLVNAGPVTEVLAQATAWVAEAESSLAQQAARIADYTIRAPFAGVVSEVAMRVGEPAGLGQTVTIVQEGEYELLVQVPEIDITKVMVGDRASVIFDAEPTVEYLATVSFVSPVSTDVTGVSYYETTVMLDTEPVWLREGLNADVRIEVERIEDVLVLPDRYVVKTGTTSLVWVDDGVSVQQQVVSLGVKGSDGLVEIEGVPVGARIVLP